Proteins co-encoded in one Pyxidicoccus xibeiensis genomic window:
- a CDS encoding multicopper oxidase family protein, which translates to MSTRKTDTGPDSPSSDALSGEPADSGVQPEGTLTRRSMLARTGATLAGGALLLGGASAQAQADVPGARRPREGSAADTGRRYAKQDWQAPGMPNRDYRPVVVPNGTKLPWKVVDGVKVFHLVAEEVEHELAPGLKALCWGYNGRVHGPTIEVVEGDRFRCYVTNRLPAPTTVHWHGILLPNGMDGVGGLNQKAIAPGETFRYEFTIRQAGTAMYHSHHDEMTQIALGLGGMFVIHPRRPVGPRIDRDFAIMLHEWRIDVGTRRPNPNEMTDFNLLTMNARAFPGTEPLVVRKGERVRIRLGNMSPQDHHPIHLHGYQFRITETDGGRIPEAGQWPETTVLVPVGSTRTIEFVADEPGDWAFHCHMTHHVMNQMGHDFPNMVGVKPGGLDAKVRTLLPGYMTMGQTGMADMGDMGMAVPPNSIPMVGGKGKHDSITMGGMFTVLKVRDQLDGYGDPGWYENPLGTLAVAATGDELRRDGVDVNAPPQVEPGAPENRRRG; encoded by the coding sequence ATGAGCACACGCAAGACTGACACCGGCCCCGACTCCCCTTCCTCGGACGCCCTCTCGGGAGAGCCAGCGGACTCGGGCGTGCAGCCGGAGGGCACGCTGACGCGGCGGAGCATGCTGGCCAGGACGGGAGCCACGCTCGCGGGCGGCGCGCTGCTGCTCGGGGGTGCTTCGGCCCAGGCGCAGGCGGACGTCCCGGGTGCCCGCAGGCCGCGCGAGGGCTCCGCCGCGGACACGGGCCGGCGTTACGCGAAGCAGGACTGGCAGGCCCCGGGAATGCCAAACCGGGACTACCGGCCCGTCGTGGTGCCCAACGGCACGAAGCTGCCGTGGAAGGTGGTGGACGGCGTGAAGGTCTTCCACCTGGTGGCCGAGGAGGTGGAGCACGAGCTCGCGCCGGGCCTGAAGGCCCTGTGCTGGGGCTACAACGGGCGCGTGCACGGCCCCACCATCGAGGTGGTGGAGGGAGACCGGTTCCGCTGCTACGTCACCAACCGCCTGCCCGCGCCCACCACGGTGCACTGGCACGGCATCCTGCTGCCCAATGGCATGGACGGCGTGGGCGGGCTCAACCAGAAGGCAATCGCTCCCGGCGAGACGTTCCGGTACGAGTTCACCATCCGGCAGGCGGGCACGGCGATGTACCACTCGCACCATGACGAGATGACGCAGATTGCGCTCGGCCTGGGGGGGATGTTCGTCATCCACCCGCGCCGCCCCGTGGGGCCGCGCATCGACCGCGACTTCGCCATCATGCTGCACGAGTGGCGCATCGACGTGGGCACCCGCCGTCCGAACCCGAACGAGATGACGGACTTCAACCTGCTCACCATGAACGCGCGGGCGTTTCCGGGCACCGAGCCGCTCGTGGTGCGCAAGGGCGAGCGGGTGCGCATCCGGCTGGGCAACATGAGCCCGCAGGACCACCACCCCATCCACCTGCACGGCTACCAGTTCCGCATCACCGAGACGGACGGCGGACGCATCCCCGAGGCCGGGCAGTGGCCGGAGACGACGGTGCTGGTGCCGGTGGGCAGCACGCGCACGATTGAGTTCGTGGCGGACGAGCCCGGGGACTGGGCCTTCCACTGCCACATGACCCACCACGTGATGAACCAGATGGGCCATGACTTCCCGAACATGGTCGGCGTGAAGCCGGGCGGGCTGGACGCGAAGGTGCGCACGCTGCTGCCGGGCTACATGACCATGGGCCAGACGGGCATGGCCGACATGGGCGACATGGGGATGGCGGTGCCTCCCAACTCCATTCCCATGGTGGGCGGCAAGGGCAAGCACGACTCCATCACCATGGGCGGCATGTTCACCGTGCTCAAGGTGCGCGACCAGCTGGACGGGTACGGCGACCCGGGCTGGTACGAGAATCCGCTGGGCACGCTCGCGGTGGCGGCCACTGGCGACGAGCTGCGGCGGGATGGAGTCGATGTGAATGCTCCACCCCAGGTGGAGCCCGGCGCTCCGGAGAATCGTCGGCGAGGATGA
- a CDS encoding acetolactate decarboxylase, whose protein sequence is MRDGLLPLVVATVFLVGCRTGGAATASPKVHRASVNPPVEIHGALREMMHEGRTGPVVEVARATESPDSVAVGALAGLTGEVTVLDGEAWLSYAEADGMARTVRTKTPSDSATLLVMGRLPNAQWVTLEEDVPLTALADRISALAQARGVDVTRPFPFTVEGTLRELAWHVVDGSKLREGASHQEHMTAGVQSRKDSATGVLVGFYSTQHHGIFTHHDSDAHVHVVLAEENASGHVDGVTVGRGARVRLPAPSAPAGP, encoded by the coding sequence ATGAGAGACGGGCTCCTGCCCCTCGTGGTGGCGACGGTCTTCCTGGTGGGATGTCGCACGGGTGGCGCGGCGACCGCGAGCCCCAAGGTCCACCGCGCATCCGTGAATCCCCCCGTGGAGATTCACGGTGCCCTGCGGGAGATGATGCACGAAGGGCGCACCGGTCCCGTGGTGGAGGTGGCTCGTGCCACGGAGTCTCCGGACTCGGTCGCCGTGGGAGCGCTGGCCGGGCTCACGGGTGAGGTCACCGTGCTGGATGGCGAGGCGTGGCTGTCCTACGCGGAGGCGGATGGGATGGCTCGCACCGTGCGCACGAAGACGCCGTCCGACAGCGCCACGCTGCTGGTGATGGGGCGACTTCCGAACGCGCAGTGGGTGACGCTGGAGGAGGACGTGCCGCTCACGGCGCTGGCGGACCGCATCTCCGCGCTCGCGCAGGCCCGGGGCGTGGACGTCACCCGTCCCTTCCCGTTCACCGTGGAGGGGACGCTCCGGGAGCTCGCGTGGCACGTCGTCGATGGGAGCAAGCTGCGCGAGGGCGCGTCACACCAGGAGCACATGACCGCCGGAGTCCAGAGCCGGAAGGACAGCGCCACCGGTGTGCTGGTCGGCTTCTACTCCACCCAGCACCACGGCATCTTCACGCACCACGACAGCGACGCCCACGTGCACGTCGTGCTCGCGGAGGAGAACGCCTCCGGGCACGTGGACGGCGTCACCGTGGGCAGGGGCGCTCGCGTGCGGCTGCCGGCGCCTTCGGCCCCTGCCGGGCCGTAG
- a CDS encoding alpha/beta hydrolase: MGVRPFFINIAPDGTFAATSDYATTPGDVDALFAALNGDAQRRLLLYFHGGLVAEASGIRVARAMTEHFGETSYAVSFVWNSGLLDVIRASIRDISNTKLFQKLVRVVMKRVSGKLSIDVEGRGGTAGLTDADIDAIIRGAKTSSTFDDGARGSAPEVVAQTGEPILRAELQGELDAELSGQDPAEWEEALQEAQQKLPEDLLNDELRQPMDTEGQRGVVLTVLLKLTVGVAFRVIKRYVGARDHGFYPTVFEEVLRQVFLAKVGEWAWGRMKRSAQLMWANPAVTFPKASEGAGLTLLRKLSAMDPKPRIDVIGHSAGSIAICHMFEALDREKLDLKVRNVVLLAPACRHDLFRNTIIRHQDRWKSFRMFTMLDELEAADALVDDVPFLYPRSLLYLVSGAFEAEADTPLLGMTRFLKGQKPFDGHAFDDVKAFMDEPGRLVLAKTGDDATLGLRCHAADHGTFDEDVMTMESLKHLAQ, translated from the coding sequence ATGGGGGTACGACCGTTCTTCATCAACATCGCTCCGGACGGCACGTTCGCGGCTACGAGCGACTACGCCACGACGCCCGGAGATGTCGACGCGCTTTTCGCCGCTCTCAACGGGGACGCACAGCGCCGGCTGCTGCTCTACTTCCACGGAGGCCTTGTGGCCGAGGCCTCCGGCATACGCGTAGCTCGAGCAATGACTGAGCACTTCGGCGAGACGAGCTACGCGGTGAGCTTCGTCTGGAATTCGGGGTTGCTCGATGTCATCCGCGCGAGCATTCGGGACATCTCGAACACGAAGCTCTTCCAGAAGCTTGTCCGGGTGGTCATGAAGCGGGTCTCCGGCAAGCTGAGCATCGACGTCGAGGGCCGTGGAGGGACTGCGGGACTGACGGATGCGGACATCGACGCCATCATCCGCGGAGCGAAGACAAGCTCGACCTTCGATGATGGAGCACGAGGGAGCGCACCAGAGGTCGTCGCGCAGACCGGCGAGCCCATTCTCCGTGCCGAGCTGCAAGGGGAGTTGGATGCCGAGCTCTCGGGACAAGATCCCGCTGAGTGGGAAGAGGCGCTTCAGGAGGCCCAGCAGAAACTTCCAGAGGACCTCCTCAATGATGAGCTCCGACAGCCCATGGACACCGAGGGACAGCGAGGTGTGGTGCTCACGGTCTTGCTCAAGCTGACCGTCGGCGTCGCGTTCAGGGTCATCAAACGCTACGTGGGTGCGCGTGACCACGGCTTCTACCCCACGGTCTTCGAGGAGGTGCTCCGCCAGGTGTTCCTCGCAAAGGTCGGCGAGTGGGCCTGGGGCCGCATGAAGCGGTCCGCCCAGCTGATGTGGGCGAACCCGGCGGTCACATTCCCCAAGGCCTCCGAGGGTGCGGGGCTCACCTTGCTTCGGAAGCTCTCGGCGATGGACCCCAAGCCAAGAATCGACGTGATTGGCCACTCCGCCGGCTCCATTGCCATTTGTCATATGTTCGAAGCGCTGGACCGAGAGAAGCTCGACCTGAAGGTGCGCAACGTCGTGCTGCTCGCGCCTGCGTGTCGCCATGACCTCTTCCGGAACACCATCATTCGGCACCAGGACCGATGGAAGTCGTTCCGCATGTTCACCATGCTTGACGAGCTCGAGGCTGCGGACGCCCTGGTCGATGACGTGCCTTTCCTCTACCCTCGGTCGCTCCTCTACCTCGTCTCTGGAGCGTTCGAGGCCGAGGCGGACACGCCCCTGCTCGGGATGACGCGGTTTCTCAAGGGTCAGAAGCCGTTTGACGGACACGCGTTCGACGACGTCAAGGCATTCATGGATGAGCCTGGGCGGCTCGTCCTGGCGAAAACAGGTGACGACGCGACCCTGGGCCTTCGGTGCCATGCAGCAGACCATGGCACCTTCGATGAGGATGTCATGACGATGGAGAGCCTGAAGCACCTCGCGCAATGA